The following proteins are encoded in a genomic region of Novosphingobium sp. PP1Y:
- a CDS encoding DsbA family oxidoreductase, which translates to MNPPVKITVTSDFICPWCYIGEQRLARAVEGLPAGIDVELLWLPFELNPDMPVGGMDRKTYRSGKFGSWERSQALDAGTVAAGATDGIPFAYAAIARTPNTRLAHRLSLLAHRAGKQSEYAAAVLRAYFAEGKDIGDSDVLADIAAGVGLNREEVLAFLEGDEGAMEIRALELFSQDRGIHSVPHIQIGVTTLSSAQPVDTIRTAIIDEAARTPTAAQTDTSKGIAS; encoded by the coding sequence ATGAATCCACCTGTCAAAATCACCGTCACTTCGGATTTCATCTGCCCCTGGTGCTATATCGGCGAGCAGCGGCTGGCCCGGGCGGTCGAAGGGCTGCCCGCCGGCATTGATGTCGAGCTTCTTTGGCTTCCCTTCGAACTGAACCCGGACATGCCGGTGGGCGGCATGGACCGAAAGACCTATCGATCAGGCAAGTTCGGCAGTTGGGAGCGATCGCAGGCGCTCGACGCAGGGACCGTCGCTGCCGGCGCGACCGATGGCATCCCCTTCGCCTATGCGGCAATTGCGCGGACGCCCAACACCCGCCTTGCGCATCGGCTCTCGCTGCTCGCTCACCGAGCCGGAAAGCAGTCCGAATATGCGGCCGCAGTCCTTCGAGCCTATTTCGCGGAAGGCAAGGACATCGGCGATAGCGATGTCCTTGCCGATATCGCGGCCGGCGTCGGCCTGAACCGTGAAGAGGTTCTGGCCTTTCTCGAAGGCGATGAGGGCGCGATGGAGATCCGGGCGCTCGAACTGTTCAGCCAGGATCGCGGCATTCACAGCGTACCCCATATCCAGATCGGCGTAACCACGTTGAGCAGCGCTCAGCCGGTCGACACGATCCGCACTGCGATCATCGATGAAGCAGCGCGCACCCCGACGGCAGCTCAGACGGACACATCGAAAGGAATTGCGTCATGA
- a CDS encoding LysR family transcriptional regulator gives MDVFASLKAFLSVADEGGFAPAARKAGVATSSLTRQVDALEEHLTAVLFNRSTRSVTLTPAGEDYYVQAARIVADLEEANRSVSEREGTPRGLLRVSLPVAFARLHVAPVVPAFLRACPEVELEMIMTDEVVNLVEDRIDVAIRLGSLESSSLIARRLAPHRRILCASPAYLEERGEPLCPSDLAAHECLTFSYASGDRTWRFSCDGKEELVRVRGKLRANHSETLREVALAGLGLLLMPSWLVGPDIAAGTLRPLLTGWEANIGKTAASPDAGIYAVYQSDRRTSAKLRAFVDFLEASFGTPPYWDRCEPSEAIV, from the coding sequence ATGGACGTATTCGCTTCCCTGAAGGCATTTCTTTCCGTCGCGGATGAAGGCGGCTTTGCGCCTGCCGCGCGCAAGGCGGGCGTCGCCACATCCTCGCTCACGCGCCAGGTCGATGCGCTTGAGGAACATCTTACCGCTGTTCTCTTCAATCGATCGACACGCAGCGTGACGCTGACACCCGCGGGCGAAGATTATTATGTTCAGGCAGCCCGTATCGTGGCCGACCTTGAGGAAGCCAATCGCAGCGTCTCAGAGCGCGAGGGGACGCCGCGGGGCTTGCTCCGCGTAAGCCTGCCCGTTGCGTTCGCCAGACTGCATGTCGCGCCGGTCGTCCCGGCGTTCCTGCGGGCCTGTCCGGAGGTGGAGCTTGAGATGATTATGACCGACGAGGTCGTTAACCTGGTCGAGGACCGCATCGATGTCGCGATACGCCTTGGAAGCCTCGAATCCTCAAGCCTGATCGCACGGCGTCTGGCGCCGCACCGGCGGATTCTGTGCGCAAGCCCCGCCTATCTTGAGGAACGCGGCGAGCCCCTTTGCCCCTCTGATCTGGCGGCGCACGAGTGCCTCACTTTCTCCTATGCGAGCGGCGACCGTACCTGGCGCTTCTCGTGCGATGGCAAGGAGGAACTCGTCCGGGTCCGCGGCAAGCTGCGCGCCAATCATTCGGAAACATTGCGCGAAGTAGCACTTGCTGGCCTCGGACTCCTGCTGATGCCGAGTTGGCTTGTCGGACCAGATATAGCAGCTGGCACGCTTCGCCCGCTCCTGACGGGTTGGGAGGCGAATATCGGGAAGACAGCCGCTTCGCCCGACGCCGGCATATACGCGGTCTATCAGTCCGACCGGCGCACATCGGCGAAGCTGCGAGCATTTGTCGATTTTCTCGAGGCGAGCTTCGGCACTCCGCCTTATTGGGACCGGTGCGAGCCGAGCGAAGCGATCGTCTGA
- a CDS encoding nucleotidyltransferase family protein, which translates to MRIATILLAAGRSTGFGVADNLSAPLGSLPLGRHAAHTLMALSLDLRFVVTGPTMMEWPGFCRVNNEAPERGLSHSIALGVAAACHAGATAVLIALADMPFVSHGHFAALIEHHMCGSSMAVSSDGWRRMPPAKFSACHFAVLCSLSGDRGARHLLSEDTPVLAAQGELIDINTPEEWERAARELQTIASLGSHRSQ; encoded by the coding sequence ATGAGGATCGCGACCATCCTGCTTGCCGCGGGACGTTCAACGGGCTTCGGTGTTGCGGACAATCTTTCAGCACCCTTGGGATCATTACCCCTCGGCCGTCACGCCGCACATACGCTGATGGCGCTCTCCCTCGACCTTCGTTTTGTGGTGACAGGGCCGACTATGATGGAGTGGCCGGGCTTCTGCCGTGTGAACAATGAAGCGCCTGAGCGCGGCCTGTCTCATTCGATCGCGCTGGGGGTCGCCGCCGCTTGTCATGCTGGCGCAACGGCGGTCCTCATCGCGCTTGCCGATATGCCGTTCGTGAGCCACGGGCATTTTGCGGCCCTTATCGAACATCATATGTGCGGTAGCTCGATGGCGGTCTCAAGCGATGGGTGGCGAAGGATGCCGCCCGCCAAATTTAGCGCCTGTCACTTCGCGGTGCTTTGCTCGCTGAGCGGGGACCGGGGCGCCAGGCACCTTCTCTCCGAAGACACACCAGTCTTGGCCGCGCAAGGCGAACTCATCGACATCAATACGCCCGAAGAATGGGAGCGCGCCGCCCGCGAACTTCAGACGATCGCTTCGCTCGGCTCGCACCGGTCCCAATAA
- a CDS encoding alkene reductase, which yields MQPDLFTPLRIGDLELPNRILMAPLTRSRAGEGNVPNDLNVEYYRQRAGAGLIITEATQISQQGQGYAWTPGIHSSAQIEGWAKVAEAVHGAGGRIFMQLWHVGRVSHPVFQPGGALPVAPTAMPVPGKTFIIDDAGNGIWSDVPVPQELDVQGIKAIVADYAQAARNAILAGMDGVEIHAANGYLIDQFINSNSNHRSDAYGSAIENRARFLLEVVDAVTAAIGSSRVAVRLTPMGRFMGMGDDTPEETFGYITAKLNERDLAYLHVVEPSTLGIETDSEYDPRWDAIVHQMRRIYDGTLILAGGYDRASADRALLDDRGDAVAFGKLFIANPDLPRRFALGAPLNEPQRDSFFGGDARGYSDYPALAAGSELAA from the coding sequence ATGCAACCAGATCTTTTCACGCCGCTCAGGATTGGCGACCTCGAACTTCCAAACCGGATCCTCATGGCTCCACTGACCCGCTCGCGGGCAGGCGAGGGCAATGTCCCCAATGATCTCAATGTCGAATATTATAGGCAGCGCGCGGGCGCTGGCCTCATCATCACCGAGGCCACGCAGATATCGCAGCAGGGGCAGGGCTATGCCTGGACCCCGGGAATCCACAGCAGCGCCCAGATCGAGGGTTGGGCCAAGGTCGCCGAGGCAGTCCACGGCGCCGGCGGCCGCATCTTCATGCAGCTCTGGCATGTGGGCCGCGTTTCGCATCCCGTGTTTCAGCCGGGCGGCGCTCTTCCCGTCGCGCCGACGGCGATGCCCGTCCCCGGAAAGACCTTCATCATCGATGATGCGGGCAATGGCATCTGGAGCGACGTACCGGTCCCGCAGGAGCTTGACGTTCAAGGTATCAAGGCGATTGTCGCGGACTATGCGCAGGCAGCAAGAAACGCGATTCTCGCGGGCATGGATGGCGTCGAGATTCACGCGGCCAACGGCTATCTTATCGACCAGTTCATCAACAGCAACAGCAACCACCGAAGCGACGCCTATGGCAGCGCGATCGAAAACCGTGCGCGCTTCCTGCTGGAGGTCGTCGATGCGGTGACTGCGGCGATCGGCAGCAGCCGCGTGGCCGTTCGGCTGACCCCGATGGGTCGGTTCATGGGCATGGGAGACGACACGCCCGAGGAGACCTTCGGCTACATCACGGCCAAACTCAACGAGCGCGATCTTGCCTATCTCCATGTCGTCGAACCTTCGACACTGGGTATCGAAACCGACAGCGAATATGATCCTCGCTGGGATGCGATCGTTCACCAGATGCGCCGCATCTACGATGGAACGCTGATCCTGGCCGGCGGCTATGATCGCGCGAGTGCCGACCGGGCCCTGTTGGACGATCGCGGCGATGCTGTCGCTTTCGGCAAGCTCTTCATCGCCAATCCCGATCTTCCGCGACGCTTCGCGCTCGGCGCACCGCTCAACGAGCCACAGCGCGACAGTTTTTTCGGAGGCGATGCCCGGGGCTATAGCGACTATCCAGCGCTTGCCGCGGGCAGCGAACTGGCTGCGTAA
- a CDS encoding fumarylacetoacetate hydrolase family protein, which translates to MQIVRFEDRRGRGLAVNTGDGYRALWSEDGPFPGDLPDLIAEGADLMAIGSAFHAATPIDIDAVRILPPLPNPGKIICVGLNYVDHAAEGNFEVPIYPTIFARFASSLLAHGAPMARPPQSEQFDFEGELVAVIGMGGRTILREEALLHVAGYSIFNDGSVRDYQFRTPQWTMGKNFDGTGAFGPCFVPSAALAPGAKGLRLQTRLNGVVVQDASTDDMIFDIAELIALLSEAITLAPGDVIVTGTPAGVGFARKPPVWMKPGDICEVEIEGIGLLRNEIV; encoded by the coding sequence ATGCAGATCGTTCGTTTCGAGGACCGGCGGGGACGCGGGCTCGCGGTCAACACCGGCGATGGCTATCGCGCCTTGTGGAGCGAAGATGGGCCATTTCCCGGCGACCTCCCCGACCTGATCGCCGAGGGGGCCGACCTCATGGCGATCGGGAGCGCGTTTCATGCGGCAACGCCCATCGACATCGACGCGGTTCGGATATTGCCGCCTTTGCCTAACCCCGGCAAGATCATCTGTGTTGGCCTCAACTATGTGGACCATGCCGCCGAAGGCAATTTCGAGGTCCCGATCTATCCCACGATATTCGCGCGATTCGCTTCGAGCCTGCTCGCACATGGCGCTCCGATGGCCCGTCCGCCCCAATCGGAACAATTCGACTTCGAGGGCGAACTTGTCGCCGTCATCGGCATGGGTGGCCGAACGATCCTCCGCGAAGAAGCGCTGCTCCATGTCGCCGGCTATTCGATTTTCAACGACGGCTCAGTTCGCGACTATCAGTTCCGGACGCCGCAATGGACGATGGGCAAGAATTTCGACGGGACGGGCGCGTTTGGCCCCTGTTTCGTCCCGTCGGCGGCGCTTGCGCCGGGTGCGAAAGGTCTGCGGCTCCAGACACGGCTGAACGGCGTCGTCGTACAGGATGCCTCGACCGACGACATGATCTTCGATATCGCCGAACTCATTGCGCTGCTGAGCGAGGCAATCACGCTTGCGCCAGGCGACGTGATCGTGACCGGAACCCCGGCGGGTGTGGGCTTTGCCCGCAAGCCGCCCGTCTGGATGAAGCCCGGCGATATCTGCGAAGTCGAGATCGAGGGCATCGGCCTTCTCAGGAATGAAATCGTCTGA
- the dld gene encoding D-lactate dehydrogenase has protein sequence MDFRLASALVLPHSPVSPADLVSELEQIVGKRHLLTGDRKTRRYRTGFRFGAGKALAVVRPASLVELWRTVNACARAGVIIIMQAANTGLTGGSTPDGDDYDREIVIISTVRIQGIHLIRKGTQVLCMPGSRLFELEEIVTKVGREPHSRIGSSCIGASVLGGICNNSGGSLIHRGPAYTQMALYARLMADGTVRLINHLGVSLGVEPEMMLARLDAGDFTEDDLVDDAGRVCSDQSYQDHVRQVDADTPARFNNDARHLFEAAGSGGRVIVFAVRLDTFPREREITDFYIGSNDPVELSAIRRTILTDFSSLPIQAEYIHRSAFRLTERYGKDTFLAIRHLGAKQLPVVFSLKSRFDAFCARLRFAPHDLSDRVIQAAVSLLPRHLPKRMRDYDRRYEHHLILKMGGSGVREARDFLSKIFPTATGDFFECTRDEGDKAFLHRFAVAGASIRYRALHRDQISDIVALDVALRRNDDDWDEKLPDELSEQIVGVSYCGHFFCHVFHRDYLVKASHDPVAFEYAMFALLDARGAEYPAEHNVGHLYAAKPPLERHYRDLDPTNSMNPGTGRTSKKVNWA, from the coding sequence ATGGATTTCCGCCTGGCATCGGCTCTTGTCTTGCCGCACTCCCCTGTCAGCCCGGCTGACCTTGTGAGCGAACTCGAACAGATCGTCGGAAAGCGGCACCTGCTGACCGGCGACCGGAAGACGAGGCGTTACCGCACAGGCTTCCGTTTCGGCGCCGGGAAGGCCCTGGCGGTCGTGCGGCCGGCCAGTCTTGTTGAACTATGGCGCACCGTCAATGCATGCGCTCGCGCTGGCGTTATCATTATCATGCAGGCGGCGAATACCGGCCTGACTGGTGGATCGACGCCGGACGGCGACGATTATGATCGCGAGATAGTCATCATCAGCACCGTCCGGATTCAGGGAATTCACCTCATTCGGAAGGGCACCCAGGTCCTTTGCATGCCTGGGTCACGTCTGTTCGAACTGGAGGAGATTGTCACAAAAGTCGGCCGGGAACCCCACTCGCGGATCGGCTCGTCCTGCATCGGCGCCTCGGTGCTCGGCGGCATCTGCAACAACTCCGGCGGCTCGCTGATCCACCGGGGCCCCGCGTACACCCAGATGGCCCTCTATGCGCGACTCATGGCGGACGGCACCGTTCGATTGATCAATCATCTCGGCGTCAGCCTTGGAGTGGAGCCGGAGATGATGCTCGCGCGCCTCGATGCCGGAGATTTCACCGAGGACGACTTGGTCGACGATGCGGGGCGTGTCTGCTCCGATCAGAGCTACCAGGACCATGTCCGTCAGGTCGACGCGGACACGCCGGCCCGGTTCAACAATGACGCGCGCCATCTTTTCGAGGCGGCGGGAAGCGGCGGACGCGTCATCGTTTTTGCGGTGCGTCTGGATACATTCCCACGTGAGCGGGAAATCACCGATTTCTACATCGGATCGAATGATCCGGTCGAACTCAGCGCCATCCGGAGGACCATCCTCACCGATTTCAGCTCCCTGCCGATCCAGGCCGAATATATCCATCGTTCAGCCTTCAGGCTGACCGAGCGCTACGGCAAGGATACGTTTCTGGCGATCCGTCATCTTGGCGCAAAGCAGCTTCCTGTGGTCTTCTCGCTGAAATCACGGTTCGACGCTTTCTGCGCGAGGCTCCGCTTTGCACCGCATGACCTGTCCGATCGCGTCATTCAGGCGGCCGTGTCGCTCCTGCCGCGGCACCTGCCAAAGCGCATGCGTGACTATGACCGACGCTACGAGCATCACCTGATCCTCAAAATGGGCGGTTCAGGCGTTCGGGAAGCGCGCGATTTCTTGTCGAAGATTTTCCCAACAGCAACCGGCGACTTCTTCGAGTGCACTCGGGATGAGGGAGACAAGGCCTTTCTTCATCGCTTCGCGGTGGCAGGCGCATCCATCCGCTATCGCGCGCTCCACCGCGATCAGATATCCGACATTGTCGCACTCGACGTTGCGCTGCGCCGCAATGACGACGACTGGGATGAGAAGCTACCCGATGAACTGTCGGAGCAGATTGTGGGTGTGAGCTATTGCGGCCATTTCTTCTGCCACGTCTTCCATCGCGACTATCTGGTGAAGGCGAGCCATGATCCGGTCGCCTTCGAGTATGCGATGTTCGCGCTGCTCGACGCGCGAGGCGCGGAATATCCAGCAGAGCATAATGTCGGACATCTCTACGCCGCCAAACCCCCGCTCGAGCGGCACTATCGCGATCTAGACCCGACCAACAGCATGAATCCGGGCACCGGTCGAACCTCGAAGAAGGTCAATTGGGCCTGA
- a CDS encoding alpha/beta fold hydrolase: MIAIANHTVRANGIRQNYIDAGAGSPVVLLHGFPETNYAWRYQIPVLGELFRIIAPDLRGYGETDKPASGYDKRTMAKDIACLLDELEIGRVALVGHDRGARVATRFAKDYPDRVDRLVVIDNVPTRIVAREINAEIAKAYWFFLFHLVPDLPETLIAGKEEQWLRWFFSDWAYDPSAISGEAFDTYVRAYRAPGAVRGAMADYRANSEDVAQDKEDAEVKIACPTLALWGANFGAVGKMFDMPRVWGEMADNLKAVPIERCGHLPHEERPEAVNALLLEFLQGWQG, translated from the coding sequence ATGATCGCAATCGCCAATCACACCGTCCGTGCGAACGGAATTCGCCAGAACTATATCGATGCCGGTGCCGGATCGCCGGTGGTTCTCTTGCACGGTTTTCCGGAAACGAACTACGCATGGCGCTATCAGATCCCCGTCCTTGGCGAACTGTTCCGGATCATCGCGCCGGACCTGCGCGGCTATGGAGAAACCGACAAGCCCGCCTCGGGCTACGACAAGCGCACGATGGCGAAGGACATCGCTTGCCTGCTCGACGAGCTCGAGATCGGACGTGTCGCCCTGGTTGGCCACGACCGCGGCGCGCGCGTCGCAACGAGGTTCGCCAAGGACTATCCGGACCGGGTCGATCGACTGGTCGTGATCGACAATGTGCCGACCAGAATCGTGGCGCGCGAAATCAATGCCGAAATCGCCAAGGCCTACTGGTTCTTTCTCTTCCACCTCGTGCCTGATCTCCCCGAGACGCTGATTGCTGGCAAGGAAGAGCAATGGCTGCGGTGGTTCTTTTCCGACTGGGCTTATGATCCCTCGGCGATCTCGGGCGAAGCCTTCGACACCTATGTGCGCGCCTATCGCGCGCCGGGCGCCGTCCGGGGCGCGATGGCCGATTACCGAGCAAACTCCGAAGATGTCGCGCAGGATAAGGAAGACGCCGAAGTCAAGATTGCCTGTCCGACGCTTGCGCTTTGGGGAGCCAATTTCGGCGCCGTCGGCAAGATGTTCGACATGCCTCGGGTATGGGGCGAGATGGCGGACAATCTGAAGGCCGTCCCGATCGAACGGTGCGGGCATCTTCCGCATGAGGAGCGGCCGGAGGCAGTAAACGCGCTCCTCCTCGAGTTTCTCCAGGGCTGGCAGGGCTGA
- a CDS encoding NADH:flavin oxidoreductase/NADH oxidase: MASPALFQPIELASLKLDNRIVVAPMCQYSATDGCMNDWHFAHLARLLLSGAAGVTIEATAVLPDGRISDKDLGLWDATTATAAAKIVARLKAMSDTPLFVQLSHAGRKASVEVPWLGGGQIAPPLPRGWTTRAPSPVALRDTDAIPNALDKSELADVRDAFATAAARAMEIGLDGVQIHAAHGYLLHQFLSPLANQRTDEYGGDLATRMRFPLEVIEAVRGAVPASKPLTVRISATDWVDGGWEIEQTIAFVRALRERGCTAVHISTGGLHPAQQIPVGPSYQVPFARAVKAAVDIPVIAVGLITEPEQAEAIIATGDADLVALARGILYDPHWPWHAAAALGGQVRAPNQYLRSQPRLFLNLLRPAQT; encoded by the coding sequence ATGGCGTCTCCGGCACTGTTTCAGCCGATCGAACTGGCTTCGCTGAAGCTCGACAACCGGATCGTCGTAGCCCCGATGTGCCAATATTCCGCAACCGATGGGTGCATGAACGACTGGCATTTTGCCCATCTGGCGCGGCTGCTTTTGTCGGGCGCTGCGGGCGTGACGATCGAGGCGACCGCTGTGCTCCCCGACGGCCGGATTTCCGACAAGGATCTGGGTCTTTGGGATGCAACGACCGCAACTGCTGCGGCCAAAATCGTCGCCCGCCTGAAGGCGATGTCCGACACGCCGCTCTTCGTCCAATTGTCCCATGCCGGCCGCAAGGCGTCGGTTGAAGTGCCGTGGCTCGGCGGTGGCCAGATCGCGCCGCCGCTGCCGCGCGGATGGACCACGCGTGCACCATCGCCCGTTGCACTTCGTGACACCGACGCCATCCCCAATGCGCTCGATAAGAGCGAGCTTGCAGACGTCAGGGACGCCTTTGCTACAGCGGCCGCGCGCGCCATGGAGATTGGCCTCGATGGCGTCCAGATCCATGCGGCGCACGGCTATCTTCTCCACCAGTTTCTTTCGCCGCTCGCCAATCAACGAACCGATGAATATGGCGGCGACCTCGCCACCAGGATGCGCTTTCCACTGGAGGTCATAGAAGCGGTGCGCGGGGCTGTGCCGGCATCGAAACCACTGACGGTGCGCATATCAGCGACCGATTGGGTCGATGGCGGCTGGGAAATTGAACAGACAATCGCTTTCGTCCGCGCGTTGCGCGAGCGCGGTTGCACGGCCGTCCATATCTCGACCGGCGGACTTCATCCGGCCCAGCAAATTCCTGTTGGTCCCAGCTATCAAGTGCCCTTTGCGCGCGCGGTCAAGGCGGCCGTAGACATTCCCGTCATTGCAGTTGGCCTGATCACCGAGCCAGAGCAGGCGGAAGCGATCATTGCCACGGGCGACGCGGACCTCGTCGCCCTTGCCCGCGGCATCCTCTATGATCCGCATTGGCCCTGGCATGCCGCTGCGGCGCTCGGCGGCCAGGTACGCGCTCCAAACCAATATCTTCGATCGCAGCCGCGGCTCTTTCTGAACCTGCTTCGCCCCGCACAAACCTGA
- a CDS encoding TMEM175 family protein yields the protein MDSKRLEAFTDGVVAIIITIMVLELKVPDGSSLRDLAASLPLLLAYVLSFINVGLYWNNHHHLYQLNPRIDGRVLWANLFLLFWLSLVPFVIRWLDDSDYSIGATAAYGIVLGMAAIGYFLTERAIIACNGKSSELSEALGMDWKGWGTLGLYAIAIPAAFYSRWIAILLYVTVIALWVIPDRRFARAVENRTADRQR from the coding sequence ATGGATTCAAAACGACTGGAGGCCTTCACCGACGGCGTGGTCGCGATCATCATCACGATCATGGTTCTCGAACTCAAGGTTCCGGATGGCAGCTCGCTGCGCGACCTGGCCGCGAGCCTTCCCCTGCTTCTCGCCTATGTCCTGAGCTTCATCAATGTCGGCCTCTACTGGAACAATCACCACCATCTGTATCAACTCAATCCCCGCATCGACGGGCGCGTCCTTTGGGCCAATCTCTTTCTTCTGTTCTGGCTGAGCCTTGTCCCTTTCGTGATCCGCTGGCTTGATGATAGCGACTATTCGATAGGTGCAACCGCGGCCTATGGGATCGTCCTTGGAATGGCCGCAATCGGCTATTTTCTGACCGAGCGCGCTATCATCGCCTGCAACGGAAAAAGCTCTGAGCTTTCCGAGGCACTTGGGATGGATTGGAAGGGCTGGGGAACGCTTGGCCTCTATGCAATCGCGATCCCCGCAGCCTTCTACAGCCGCTGGATCGCCATCCTGCTCTATGTCACCGTCATAGCGCTCTGGGTCATACCTGATCGGCGCTTTGCACGCGCAGTAGAAAACAGAACCGCTGATCGTCAGCGATAG